Within Nosocomiicoccus ampullae, the genomic segment AATAGACCGTGACATTATTATAATATTTGAACTCATACGGACGTTCTGTATAAATAATAACTTCATTGTAATAACGTAATTTAGGATTTTGAATAATATAATTAATGTTGTCGCCATATGAGGTTAATAATACAACTGAATTTTTAAGTGGCAATAATCGCGCGAATAAAAAGAAACGTGAGACAATAAAATTGTACACACGTAACACTGCTTCTTTAATCATTATTGTTTAAGTCTTTCTTAATTTTAGTCGTAGAAATACCTTCAGTTCTAGGAAGATACACAACTTCACATAAGTCTTTTAAGAAGTCGAACTCACCTTCCCAGTCATGTCCCATTACAAAAGTATCGATATCATGTTTTTTAATATCGTCACGTTTTTGTTCCCAGTTTTCTTCAGGGATAACTTCATCGACGTATTTAATTGCTTCTAAAATAAGTTTACGATCTTCATAAGAATGGTAAGATTCTTTATGCTTTAGGCGATTAAATTCATCCGAAGAAACTGCAACTACTAAGTAATCCCCAAGTTCTTTCGCACGTCTTAAAATATTAACGTGACCAGCGTGTAGTAAATCAAAAGTTCCATAAGTAATAATTTTTTTCATTAAAAATCACCTTTAATTTTTATACTAACTTTCAGTTTATAACATTCTTATATTTAATGCGATAATTATTGTAAAGAAATTAAAGTTTTCGTTTAAAATCTTAGGTATAATATAAAGTATAGATTATAATAGTTTAAGGATAATTAGAAAGTAAGGTATTTTATGAAGATTTTTAAATCAATCGCATTATTCGGTTATAAAGTTGTATTCAAAATTGCTGGTGCAGTGTTACCAAAAAAGAAAAACAGAATTATATTTGAAAGTTTCTTAGGAAAACAATATAGTGATAACCCTAGAGCATTGTATGAGTATATGTTAAAAGAATATGGTGATAAGTATGAATTAATTTGGAGTGTAGACAAAAGATATATCCAATTATTCGAAGACAAACAAGTACCATATTTTAAAAGATTTTCATTAAAATGGTTAATTGCAATGAATACTGCAGGAATGTGGATTTCAAATAGTCGCCTGCCTTTATGGATTTCAAAACCTAAAAAGACGACGTATTTACAAACATGGCATGGTACACCGTTAAAACGTCTTGCGTTAGATATGGACGAAGTTCATATGCCAGGGACAGATACAGAGCGTTATAAGAAAAATTTCACGACTGAATCGAGTAAATGGGACTATTTAGTGTCACCGAATCATTACTCTACAGAAATCTTTAAACGTGCATTTAATTTTAATAAAACAGTCTTAGAAACAGGTTATCCTCGAAATGACTATTTAGTAAATTATAATGATGAGGATTATATTCATAAGCTTAAAGTAGATTTAGGAATTCAGAGAAATAAAAAAGTAATATTATACGCACCGACTTGGCGTG encodes:
- the tagD gene encoding glycerol-3-phosphate cytidylyltransferase; translated protein: MKKIITYGTFDLLHAGHVNILRRAKELGDYLVVAVSSDEFNRLKHKESYHSYEDRKLILEAIKYVDEVIPEENWEQKRDDIKKHDIDTFVMGHDWEGEFDFLKDLCEVVYLPRTEGISTTKIKKDLNNND
- a CDS encoding CDP-glycerol glycerophosphotransferase family protein; amino-acid sequence: MKIFKSIALFGYKVVFKIAGAVLPKKKNRIIFESFLGKQYSDNPRALYEYMLKEYGDKYELIWSVDKRYIQLFEDKQVPYFKRFSLKWLIAMNTAGMWISNSRLPLWISKPKKTTYLQTWHGTPLKRLALDMDEVHMPGTDTERYKKNFTTESSKWDYLVSPNHYSTEIFKRAFNFNKTVLETGYPRNDYLVNYNDEDYIHKLKVDLGIQRNKKVILYAPTWRDNEFYARGRYKFDIQLDLDRMRDQLGEDYIILLRMHYLIAENINVEKYEGFVIDFSSYEDIRDLYLVSDILMTDYSSVFFDYAILNRPMLFFTYDLESYRDTLRGFYFDFEKDAPGPLLYNTDEVIEAIQNIDQDQFYDLRQNFRKRFCKLENGQASKNVIEKTLK